The Fragaria vesca subsp. vesca linkage group LG2, FraVesHawaii_1.0, whole genome shotgun sequence genome includes a window with the following:
- the LOC101304630 gene encoding peptidyl-prolyl cis-trans isomerase 1-like — translation MAAQNPKVFFDMTIGGQPAGRIVMELYADTTPRTAENFRALCTGEKGTGRSGKPLHYKGSAFHRVIPGFMCQGGDFTAGNGTGGESIYGAKFADENFVKKHTGPGILSMANAGPGTNGSQFFICTAKTEWLDGKHVVFGQVVEGLDVVKNIEKVGSGSGRCSKPVVVADCGQLC, via the coding sequence ATGGCTGCTCAAAACCCTAAGGTGTTCTTCGACATGACGATCGGAGGCCAGCCGGCCGGCCGCATCGTGATGGAGCTCTACGCCGACACCACCCCCCGCACCGCCGAGAACTTCCGTGCTCTCTGCACCGGCGAGAAGGGAACCGGCCGCTCCGGCAAGCCTCTCCACTACAAGGGATCCGCCTTCCACCGTGTGATCCCCGGGTTCATGTGCCAGGGAGGTGACTTCACCGCCGGAAACGGCACCGGAGGCGAGTCGATCTACGGCGCCAAGTTCGCCGACGAGAACTTCGTCAAGAAGCACACCGGCCCCGGAATCCTCTCCATGGCGAATGCGGGCCCCGGGACCAACGGATCTCAGTTCTTCATCTGCACCGCCAAGACTGAGTGGCTCGATGGCAAGCACGTCGTGTTCGGCCAGGTCGTTGAGGGCCTCGATGTCGTCAAGAACATCGAGAAGGTCGGGTCCGGCTCTGGAAGGTGCTCCAAGCCTGTTGTTGTTGCCGACTGTGGCCAGCTCTGTTAG